AAAAAGGCCCAATCAAGTCAATTCCAAGTATTCTGGACTTTATTCTTTCATTCTTATGTTTTGATTTGACAGCAGGAGCATACTTCAAGCAGAACAGAGAGTACTTTAGGGGTCTGTTAAAGTGTGTAATTCAAGGGTTCTGTGAATATGAAGGTCAAATGTGACAACTAGCCCCTTATTCCTGCAATTTGAGAGTTGAGTAAATCAAGACAGCTTTGACTGAGGTGGCTGTGGAGGTCATGGGGAAGAGAGGGGATGCATCTACTACACTATTGGGGATAGCAAGACCCTGAGCGAGTATGTGAAGCATTGCAAGCAAGTGAAGATAGACTGCTGAATCACAGGACCTATTgtgaaaacaaatacagttttttcTGTTAAGTGTGTTAAATGTTTCTCTTGTAGGATATGCCCAAACCCACTGAAGAGAAGATTAAGTTGATTCTCAATCAGAGTGCCTGGACTTCACAATCCAGTTCTTTGCCATCTTGTTTATCTAGACTTTCTGGAAAATCCGAAACTGGGAAGACAGGCCTGATTAATCTAGGAAACACTTGCTACATGAACAGTGTTATTCAGGCACTTTTTATGGCTACAGAGTAAGTCTTTTTTAACAGTTCCTTTCAGCAACTCATTTAATTGCAGATTAACTATCGCAGTTGTAGCAGTCTTGCTTACACACGTCCTGGGGTGTCTCAGCTTAGTATAACTGAGTGGGTTTCTTTGCACTCAGTTGCTGATTGCTTTGCTGAAGTCCTGCTCTGTGAAACTGCAATTTTAGCCCTTAAAAATCCTGATCGTTCTGTCCAGCGTCAAGTCCCTTTTTCCTCACTGTCCCTGCTCCCTTGAGTACTGTTGAAGTTTATGGTGATGCTTTTCTTATAATTTGGAAGCTgttgagtaaaaaaaaaaaaaaaaaaaccaaccctgtCTGTCTACAGCCTACTCTTAcacatttaaatgtttaaagaaatgGGGGTTTTGCAGTGTTAGTTCCCATCGTACAGTAGTTTTGCATCCAGGTATTGAAGCGTTAcatgtttgctttttcccaaaatgaaataataatctGAGCTCCAATGGTAACTGCATTGTTATTAGAAATCTACCAAGGAAACTTGTGTGTatctctctttttcagtttcagaagaCATGTTTTATCTCTGAATCTAAATGGGTGTAATTCACTAATGAGAAAATTACAGCATCTTTTCGCATTTTTGGCCCATACCCAGGTATGTCAGTTTACTTTATCTGCTGTTTTTTAAGCCCAGATCTGTAAACCAAAATTTAGGAACAAACTTGAATGCTATGGGAGTCCTCTTGACTATATTGTAAACACAAATATGGTATATTTGTAGGGGAATGAGTCCCTCCAAATGTTCAGGTGGTGTGGGTGGGCTTGGAGAAATCTGTGTTTCATAAGTGGAACTTCTTGGTATTGTGTCACTTCTAGAAGTGAGCAGTAACAGGCTTTCTTTGAGAAGCCAAATGAAAAAATCCAAGTAAGAACTGACTTGATGTCCAAGCTGACTTTATGCAACTTTCTAGGATAAATTGTGACTTTCTGCAGTAGTTTTTAGAACAAATTTCAGTGTAGCTCGAATTCTAAAGTGAACTAAAACTCATTCTGAAGTTCAGAATATTTTGCTAGTTCTAGGAAGACATTAGACACTCTTTGACTTAATAACAATAAACTTGTTGTGGAGCGGATGAGGCTGGATCACCTTGAGTTGGTACTTATGAAATACTGGTGatgttttgaagaaagaaaacatatttttttttttttttttttttaagcttgtgAGCAAGGACAGTAACTGCTATTACACTTAACATCTGGTTTACACTCACTACGCATTTAATATTTGCCTGCAGGATCCATTGCTTGTATGTTTAAGACCAGATCTGTAAACCAAAATTTAGGAACAAACATGATGCCATGGGAGTCCTCTTGACTATATTGTAAACACAAATATGATATATTTGTAGGGGAATGAGTTCCTCCAAATGTAATCACTAGGTTGTAGTAATCATTAATGTAGTAATAGTGATTACACTATAGTCCCTCACAAATGTAGTAATCACTAGGAGTGATTACTACAAAATTAAAGGGTGTCTCTTCCTATGATTAAGTGGTTTAAATGTTCATGTACTTTGTGTCGTGATTCCTCTAGAGCAATGCACTCTGAAGTTCACTGATTGGTATCAAAGTAATACtatcaatattttaaatagttCTTGTGTAACCTTGTCTGTTCTTCTTATGCCAACAGAGGGAGGCATATGCTCCTAGAATTTTCTTTGAGGCTTCCAGACCACCGTGGTTTACCCCTCGATCCCAGCAAGACTGCTCAGAATATCTCAGATTCCTGCTGGACAGGTATAGTTATTGTGCCATTGATGGGAAAGAATCTACACTCCTACCACATAAAGTTGAACTCTGGGAAGCAGTCATGTAACAGTTCCACTGCCTAAGTGGGGATGGGGAATTTTGGCCCTCTGGTTTTCTGTGTGgtctgaaatgtttttcatgGGTTTAATCTGTGGTAAAGTATGGATAACATCTTGTACCCACATCATTTAAGGCAGGTTATAGTGGTAGTAATGTTCCATTCTTAGAAATCTAAACTTGAGTGTTATGTTAATATCATGGTCCTGTTGTAAAATTAATGTGGCTGCTGAAAGCAGTGTAATCGTGCATTTGGAATTTCATGTTGGAAGAGACAGCTCTATTTCATACAGGTCAGATAAGTGATGAAGAGATGTACATGCATTTATAACCAGTTTAATAAACAAGCAAATTAACTGTGGCATGGATAAAAATACCTAATTTTATTAGCAGCCCTCTTTTGTTTTGGCTGAGATGTggctaaaaaataaatatttgcttgtTCCTAATATTTGCTCCCCtatcttgggtttcttttttggtttgttttttcttgctgtagTTTCTTAAATTTCTTGGCTAGAAAATCCTGaccttttctttggaaatagTCTGGCACTAGATAAATAGCTGCTTGTTCTCTTATAAAATCTGACATACAGAACCAGTCAACTGGAGAACTGATTTATTAAGATAATGTAATGGTAAATAAAAACGTTGTTTGTgaagtttggtttggttttgtttttttttttttttttttttagtacttgCTAGTTCTCAGTATATCCATTGTGTTCTGTTACATATAATGGAGcccaaattaaatacatttctgcttctctcGTACTATTTTGGCTAGTACTGACCTGTATGGTTCAGGTTGCTTTTAGCAACTTTTTAAATGTAAGACACTCCTAGCCACTTCacagtttgtattttttacCATAACTGGAGAAAAGGTCTGAAATGGTGCAGCAAtgtttctttggaaaacagcacagcgacttggatttatttttctttgtttccaggCTTCATGAAGAAGAGAGAACTTTGAAAGCACTGTCTTTACTAAAGGCTTCTGAAAATATAATGAATGAAGAGTCCCAGACACAAGAAGCTGACCATAAAGCACAAGTATTTGCACCTTGTAcagaaagtgaagaaagaaCTTTGATAGAGAAGATGTTTGGAGGAAAGCTGAGGACTACTATATGCTGTTTGAACTGCAAAAGTATGTCTCAAAAAGAAGAAGCTTTCACAGATCTCTCTCTGGCTTTCTGTCCTCCAGCTTCCTTGGAGAATGTTGGCCCAAACTGTATGGAAAGTTCTGAAGTCAAAGATGATTGCATGGTGCAGACTAACACTTTAGCAAATAGTCCTGCTGGAGAAACACCTCTCAGTAATTTGGAAGTGAATGGTGGATGTGATGCAATAATGAATGAAGGACCCATAAAAGATTTTTCTGCTGAGCCAAACTCTGAGAACACCACAAATGCTGAACTCGACAAAGTTCAAGATAATAGGGATATGTCTCAGAGGCTAGTAGGTAAAAACACCCTGTCAGTTACAGACctactgaattattttctggCACCTGAGATCCTCAGTGGAGACAATAAGTATTATTGTGAAAAGTGTGCCTCTCTGCAGAATGCTGAGAAAACTATGCAAATCATCGAGGAACCTGAATACCTCATTCTCACTCTTTTGAGATTTTCATATGATCCAAAGTGTCATATAAGGCGCAAAATCTTGGACAATGTTTCTCTGCCACTTGTTTTGGAACTACCAGTTGAAAGAACAACATCCTCTCTAGCTGTAGATCCAGGAAGCTGGTCTGCTGGTGTTGAGATTTCTGATATTGGAGAAAATCTTGCGAAAAAACTGAAGCCCTCAGGTACTGATGAAGTGGCCTGCCCTCAATTGGTGCCCTACACATTGAGCTCTGTGGTGGTACATTCTGGTGTATCCTCTGAAAGTGGACATTATTATTCATATGCTAGAAATGTTACTGGGTCAGGGCCTTCAGCACTCTGCCACCAGTCTACAGCTCTTTCTTTAGTTTCTCCTCAAGATAAGTTGTTGACAGAGCAAAGTTCTTGCACTGTTGTAGAAAATGAGCTGGACATGGAGGTGCCAAGAGAATGGTTTCTGTTTAATGATAGCAGAGTGACGTTTACCTCATTTCAGTCAGTCCAGAAAATTACCAGTAGATTTCCAAAGGACACTGCTTATGTTCTGTTTTacaaaaagcagaacagcacCTGTGGCTTCAACACCAATTCAGCAAATGGACTCTGGGTAAATGGAGACCCACCCCTACAGAAGGACCTCATGGATGCAATTACAAAAGATAACAAACTGTACTTGCAGGTAAGGTGGAAATTGTGTATGAAGAACAGTTTCCTTAAAACTTGCAAGAcacatccaaaaaaaaaaaggtcagctTTTAAATATTCTGGTATATTAACATAAACCACCAACCTTGCTTCTGTCTTGATATGGCTAGCCAGGTTTCACAGTGAGTGGTCACCATTAGATGGGAAGCATTAAGGAACATGTCTTAAACTCATTTTGGTTTAAATTTTTAGTGGAGGTGCTCTCATGGGTTGTTGAGCTACTTGTCATTCTATGCAGGAGAGACTTCAAAGGGTTCTAATTTTCATTGGCTTTACTTTAGCTGCTCTTGTAATCTATTGtacttgctttgctttgaacaTCATTAGTATGGTTGGATGGTGTAACAGTGAAAGTGTGTTTTACTGTGTGCTTTTTGCTGGGACAGACTGTTACTGTAAGAGTTCTAGTCCTACTCCAATTAGAAAAACTAGGTAAATTCAAATTGAAAACAGCTAAATCTCACTATGGAAAATCTGTTAATAGCTGCAGGTATTTACAAACATAAACAAGAGAACTGAGAGTTTAAATTGCaactctgctgctgttctcagACTGTGGTTAAAGTGTTTGTGTCCTAACCATCTTTGTTTATATGCCACCTCTTCTTGACTACAGTGTAGCACAAACATGGCTACTTTAAGCAGCAGTtgcagatcatagaatagtttggttggaaaagacctttaaaaatcatttagtCTAACTCCACTGTAGTGAGAAGGCCTATCTTCacctagatcaggttgctcagagcccatCACCCTGctcttgaatgtttccagggatggggcatctatcACCAAtatgggcaacttgttccagtttTTCGCCTCCCTTGCTGTAAAAATTTTGTCCTTTCTATCTAGTCTAGATTTACCGCTTCAAGTGCAAAACCATTACCCTGTGTCCTATTGTGACAGGGTCCAtctgtttctttaaatgttgGTGCCAACAGATGGAAAGGGAGAGTGAAAAATAACCTGTGTTCCAGATTCCCTTCTCAATTGTCCAAAAGCCCTGAAGTCTCTTTGGACCACATGTTACAGCTTCATTGCTACCCGCATGGAAGAGCAGTAACAGCTAATGGTCTGAGGGCTGTACCAGGGTAGGAAGTTTCCTAGTGATGTCCTTAACACGGGACCCAGGGCGGCAGCAGGCTTCTGTAAGAGGAGGGTCTGTCTAGCATACTGGGCTTTCTGTTCCCATCAGAAGGCAGTTGCCTACaagtttaaagtaatttttctttttcatggagGTGGTTGTGGTGTGGGGCATAAGCTTTTCTGACCATCTGTGGTGTAGATGGACTCATCTATTGACTGACCTTCCACAGCCAGAGCCTTGTGCTTGTTGTACAGAGGTGCCTGCGAAGGCAAGAAGGGGGTTTGCCTATGCACTTGCCTCCAAAATAATGTCATGCTTTCAGTCAGACTTGCTGACTTCCATTGATGCATAAATGCTTTAATTGAAATTTCAATCTCAAAGCCAGATTATTTTTTTGAGTATAGTTGTGACAGTGTCTAGGTAATAGAGTAAttggggggaggaaaaaaaacattttaataacatGGAGAAAAGTAGTACAACTGCTACAGTGATCCTTAACCTTTTTTATATAAAGCCAAGCATTTAAAGGTGGAACAGTGTCATCCACATGGAATATAAATCCTAGTAACTATTCTTTTTTGTGTATTTACTGGTTGAATCCAATGTCTGTAGTGACATACTGCACTGATATCAACAGGACAGGTGATTACCTGAGTGTCTAATGGAGGCTATTTTCAAATATGAAGAAATGCTTTAGCCATCTCTTCGGATTTGAATGATGCTTTAGGAACAAGCAGCACTGTCAGGATattgagaaattaatttgttaAATATTGAAGTTATTCATAAATAGATTTCTCTGAATTAACATTTTCAAGACCATTTTAATGGGATTTCTGGAATATGAAGTTAATAAAGATTTTgtgaaaattaaatcaaaaatCTTaattaaatcttaaaaaaatcagaatcgGTGAAAAATCAATGATTTTATAGAAGTTCAAATCATTTGGTACATAtacagaaaaactgctttttgatAGCCTTCCA
The sequence above is a segment of the Lathamus discolor isolate bLatDis1 chromosome 1, bLatDis1.hap1, whole genome shotgun sequence genome. Coding sequences within it:
- the USP38 gene encoding ubiquitin carboxyl-terminal hydrolase 38, with the translated sequence MPGPVGRFPVCAAQLPGQRRSVERSPLGPRRCLRRGQGSGAGAAAAARVRGRRDGARKGRGSGGRRRLGGIARRGGGRAAGRRRRRPPLRPGPARRRRRSADVPGAPAMDKILEGLVSSSHPLPLKRVIVRRVVESAETPLSQAQCRAMFALSTRLVLQGPDPFQRQVGRQVLEAYGRYHRDEFEAFFNRGLVLGLLQRGYGELSNRDPAILDYIQAGLRLIMSCPSVLELFELLQVEALRLVCERPAPPLCARLCQLLSDFPQCLPRGRKLSLAFCQQLVRSIAHFQSQGTREAELRLYVSQVTQVSGLLRSVWKAEPDTLLPSLQELFAIISAADTSFEPSVALASLVQHIPLQMITVLIRSLTTDPNVKDASMTQALCRMIDWLSWPLAQHVETWVIALLKGLAAVQKFTILIDVTLLKIELVFNRLWFPLVRPGALAVLSHMLLSFQHSPEAFHLIVPHVVSLVHSFKRDGLPSSTAFLMQLTELIHCMMYHYSGFPELYEPILEAIKDMPKPTEEKIKLILNQSAWTSQSSSLPSCLSRLSGKSETGKTGLINLGNTCYMNSVIQALFMATDFRRHVLSLNLNGCNSLMRKLQHLFAFLAHTQREAYAPRIFFEASRPPWFTPRSQQDCSEYLRFLLDRLHEEERTLKALSLLKASENIMNEESQTQEADHKAQVFAPCTESEERTLIEKMFGGKLRTTICCLNCKSMSQKEEAFTDLSLAFCPPASLENVGPNCMESSEVKDDCMVQTNTLANSPAGETPLSNLEVNGGCDAIMNEGPIKDFSAEPNSENTTNAELDKVQDNRDMSQRLVGKNTLSVTDLLNYFLAPEILSGDNKYYCEKCASLQNAEKTMQIIEEPEYLILTLLRFSYDPKCHIRRKILDNVSLPLVLELPVERTTSSLAVDPGSWSAGVEISDIGENLAKKLKPSGTDEVACPQLVPYTLSSVVVHSGVSSESGHYYSYARNVTGSGPSALCHQSTALSLVSPQDKLLTEQSSCTVVENELDMEVPREWFLFNDSRVTFTSFQSVQKITSRFPKDTAYVLFYKKQNSTCGFNTNSANGLWVNGDPPLQKDLMDAITKDNKLYLQEQELSARTQALQAASASCSFRPNGFDDNDPPGSCGPTGGGGGGGFSTVGRLVF